In the genome of Arachis stenosperma cultivar V10309 chromosome 6, arast.V10309.gnm1.PFL2, whole genome shotgun sequence, the window ttggaTCATCCTATATATGTAAGTtggtaaattatatttttattgtgtattttattcgttattttttgttatttaatatattaaaaaataattttttgttaattttaaattaattttctaatataaaaatactaaaataaaatatatattatacaatACTATATTATAGGATATACtaaagtttttttaaaaaaatatatttctctacgataaaaatataaaaataatactctaataaaataaaaatatatatactgtaaataaataaatatgtatGTAATGTTGAACATATTCAAAAGTTTAATATATAAATGttaaagtaataaataaatattaaaaaaatatatataagttgttatttatttataatattaaagtattaatattttaattatggtAATGCACTGCACGTTAATgattttaacaaataaaatattaaaataaataaatatgtaaataatattattaattgaaGTGATCACATACATTTTATAAATAGATATGGTaatatttgtttattaataAATGAATAGTTATaactaatataacaaatatatttttgttgatgCAGCCTAACAGAAATTTGTTGGTGCGTAAATTGGATCCGCCACAGAGTTGGAATCCGAGGGTCGAAAATTACTTACGCGCCACTGGATTCTACCACGTATCTAGGATTGGGATGATAAGAGGATTTCACCTGTTGTTAGCTGCTCTGGTTGAAAGGTGGAGGCCGGAGACTCACACGTTTGTGTTGCCGGTGGGTGAGGTTACAGTGACATTGGAAGATGTCGCACATATATTTGGGTTACCAATTGATGGAGAGCCTGTGAGTGGATGGACTGATAGTAGTAGTGATTTCGTTCAGAGTTAGAGCATGGCAATATTCGGACGTCAACCGGTGATCAGTTGTAATTCGAAATCCTATATAAAGCTTGGTTGGGTTCGAAGTATCAGAGATGAAGAGCCGTTGGATACTGAAGAGTCCATAAGAAGATACGTGAGATGTCAGATTTTCTGTCTGTTATGGTCGACCCTATTCACAGATAAGTCGACCGCATATGCCCATGCGAAGTATCTACCGTTGTTTCGCGATTTCGAGCGGATCCATACTTATAGTTGGGGTTCATCATGTCTTGCACATATTTACAGAGTACTATGCCGTGCATCACGATATGATACGAAGGAGATGGATGGCCCTCTTAATCTGTTGTTTGTTTGGGCATGAGAGCGAATGCCGTGTATTGCGCCTGTACCGAGACATATCCTTCCACCTGTTGAGATACCAGTTGCCATGAGGTAAATATTTATGGTTCTTGTCAGAGATTATATTCATTACGCATGTTTCAATTAGGGGTATTTACGTAAATACACATGTTTCAGGTGGAGTCATTCGGAACGGAGCACAGCGTGGTTAGAGAAGACCGTTGAGACATTTAGGCATGACATAGACTACATGCAGGAGGTAAATATTTATGGTTCTAATGAATCCTAGTTCCATACATTACTATTAGGGTTATGACATTGGAATTATTTGTGGCAGTTTGAGTGGCGGCCGTACGAAGGAATGATCGTACCCGGCGAGTTACATGGACATCTTGATGTGTGTGATATCGTTGCTCCGTTGTTGTCATTCGAGTGTATCGAGTGGCACCCTGTGGACCGAGTTATGTGTCAGTTTGGGTTCGCAcagcccccccccccccccccccgcaCAAATACCAAGGGACATTCCACTGGACCAGCATTGCATGGATCTTCGCGGAGTGCAGCTTTATGACTGGAGAGTTTTGCATGGGGGTGGATAGCGGAGTGGGGCAACAGGCGAAACACTCGACTCTGGGATCTGCACCCCCTTCCGACCTGGGATTTCATACCGACCCCGGAGTATCGGGATTGGTACATGCGCTTATACGGACATATGCTGAGATTGTCGGCGTATGTTCCTCAGCCAGCTGCACCGCAGCCACCTGCACCTCAGGTCCCACCTGCACCTCAGATCCCACCTGCACCTCAGGTCCCACCTCAGCATGCAGTGTTTAAGCCGGTTCCTTATTATGTACCACAGCCACCACAGCCACCACAGCCACAGGACCAGAGTGCGTCCAGCCACCACTCTCCGCACTCTCAGTCGATGCTGACGATTCCAGTCGGTCATGATTTGTTTGACTTCTCCATCGGCGGTCACGGAGATCAGCAACAACAAAATTGGGCCAATGCTAGTTTGGGTGGTTGGTCAGATTTTAGTGCTATGCATTCACCGTCAGCCTCAGCTGATCCACGTGGGGCATCAATAGGTATGAGCCATGGTTTGCAGCGTCCTGCTTCCGACCACACGTCAGAGGGTGCATCGTGTGAAAGTGCCCACAGTCACACGTACGTCGTGCAAGATCAACCACTAATACCTTTCCGCTAGTCATTTCGCGCACCTCAAATACTTCATTCCGTCTGTCAAAACGGTGCACAACTATATTCCTAGCCTGTTGCATACTTGCCTCTATCCGCTGTTGTGCGAATACAGAATAAGTATATCCAGCACGTTTGCGTTCGTGAGACTCAGCACTCTTCCGTGTGAAAAGTTCATTTAACCGATAATACGTTGCTCGGACTAGCGCCAACACAGGTAGATTACGGGCACCCTTCAACACTTAGTTAATGCACTCGACAAGGTTCGTCGTCATATGGCCCCATCGATGTCCCTCGTCGAATGCCAATACCCAATGTCTAAGTCCAATGGCATCGCACCACCTGGCATATGCCTCGCCTCGCTCTTCCAACCTCTTATAGTTGATGTTATACTCCTCCACCGTTCTTGAATACCCAATATTGACCACAAGCTTTTGCAAGCGAGGGACTTTGAATGCTCGTAGGAAGTTGCTGCCGATGTGCCTTATACAAAACATCCACCATGCTCTTGGAGGTTGCCAGTCACCTCCGGAACGATTTACTGCTGCTCGAATTGACTCATGCCGGTCCGAGATCATACCCACACCATCTTTTCTGACAACATACATTCGCAGATTCCTTAGAAAGAAGTGCCACGCATCGGCTGTCTCCCCTTCCACCAAGGCAAAAGCGATAGGCACAATGTTTTGGTTCCCATCCTGTGCAACAGCTACCAGAAGTGTACCTTTGTACTTTCCATATAGGTGTGTTCCGTCTACCTGAACTAGGGGCTTGCAATGCCTGAATGCCCTAACGCATGGATTGAAACTCCAAAATACGCGATGAAGTATTTTTACCCCTTGCGCCTCTTCATTCCCATTGTAGAGTGGGCGTGTTTCTATCTGGACAACTGACCCAGGCATCCTCTGAACCATAACCGAGAGCCACCACGGCAAGGCTTAGTAACTCTCCTCCCAATCACCGAAAACTTTTGCTATGGACTTCTGCTTTGCCAACCAAGCCTTTCGGTAACTGATGGTATAGTTGAACCTTGACTAGACTTTGGCTATTATAGTTTTCACCTTTATGGACGGGTCAGTCTCGACCAATGGCCTTATAGCCTCAGCAACTGTGTCCGAGTCCAACTTGGAATGATCCTGTGAAATCACTCCCGTTGTGCACGTGTGCCTACCGTTGTATCTGCGTATCTCCCAACAACCTTTTTTCTG includes:
- the LOC130934910 gene encoding uncharacterized protein LOC130934910 gives rise to the protein MEDTAKLVVYRDGEIICNTHEGVRFVCQNPFSFVVPCTMTFMELQNGLCQSMENGTLMRVSRILYWNPVIVFGGLIQFDTMPITNEVTMHNMFQIHWQTQMRQPLIELYVEFETVKAEGIQNDLEVADDRAAVYEGMSSDSEEDFEATYEAGDEEQDGDVGVETAADNVVVHPSSSQPMNVPPFMRELDLDAMHAPEFPEYSNIGVANPEDGEFRIGMEYSSRKSVAAAIRSYTIARGVDYDVYESEPQTFYAKCKMYGRGCDWLIRASLIQKKGCWEIRRYNGRHTCTTGVISQDHSKLDSDTVAEAIRPLVETDPSIKRMPGSVVQIETRPLYNGNEEAQGVKILHRVFWSFNPCVRAFRHCKPLVQVDGTHLYGKYKGTLLVAVAQDGNQNIVPIAFALVEGETADAWHFFLRNLRMYVVRKDGVGMISDRHESIRAAVNRSGGDWQPPRAWWMFCIRHIGSNFLRAFKVPRLQKLVVNIGYSRTVEEYNINYKRLEERGEAYARWCDAIGLRHWVLAFDEGHRWGHMTTNLVECIN